The candidate division WOR-3 bacterium genome includes a window with the following:
- a CDS encoding sigma-54-dependent Fis family transcriptional regulator, whose product MSSARRKPVILVCYDQEEKYQALITAAQRYENGRLLREFDFGYCDSFSGLKSWYSRNRGAYVALIVIGVDFSGIKPENSEKLVSFSISARPPGVLADIRKIQGLIIFQHIRQEHIDAVAPVLFNLDAEQFETVRDFAGFLCATRTATFAFATGDPRITGQADEVLYGINTYALRPLNENERRVWRETHKMVVGQSRRMAWLAHEIERLAATDGNVLILGEPGTGKELVARALHRKSFRFAEDVEIRKEPVALNMTALDRNLVVSELFGHEKGAFTDAKTARAGVFETARGSTVFLDEIGDIDQELQLKLLRVIEYRKIKRVGSSVERAVDVRIIAATNRQLEELQERFRPDFYSRMVQECIWMPSLKERWEAEAPGTVEDDIAEFFEFVVEERNRDPWYRRKLRVEPMAIRFLSRLVIQYIHGENNLFNGNIRALRTLMERAYERAQHENVDAVSIGQTAAAVATVSPPKIKTSAEAHSASGSIEKLVGSLKLAEIEKAAIKEALQTTNGNQTRAARLLGIHRDTLRKKMAQYHID is encoded by the coding sequence ATGAGTTCTGCCCGAAGAAAGCCGGTCATTTTAGTTTGTTATGACCAGGAGGAGAAGTATCAGGCGCTAATTACTGCGGCGCAAAGGTACGAAAACGGCAGGCTTTTGAGAGAGTTTGATTTTGGTTACTGTGACAGTTTTTCAGGGTTGAAATCCTGGTACAGCCGCAATCGGGGCGCGTATGTTGCTTTGATTGTTATTGGTGTCGACTTTTCCGGCATTAAACCAGAAAACAGCGAAAAACTGGTGTCATTTTCAATCAGCGCCCGTCCACCTGGTGTGCTGGCGGACATCCGGAAGATTCAGGGGCTGATAATCTTTCAACACATCCGGCAGGAACATATTGATGCGGTTGCACCGGTACTTTTTAACCTCGATGCTGAACAGTTCGAAACGGTGCGGGATTTTGCCGGATTTCTCTGCGCCACCCGGACCGCAACCTTTGCCTTTGCCACCGGTGACCCGCGCATTACAGGCCAGGCAGATGAGGTTCTTTACGGGATTAACACCTATGCGCTCCGGCCCCTGAATGAAAATGAGCGGCGGGTCTGGCGCGAAACGCACAAGATGGTTGTGGGCCAGTCCCGGCGGATGGCTTGGCTGGCACACGAGATTGAGCGTCTTGCTGCCACCGATGGCAATGTCTTGATTCTGGGTGAACCGGGAACAGGCAAGGAGCTGGTGGCGCGGGCATTGCATCGCAAGAGTTTTCGCTTTGCTGAAGATGTAGAAATTCGAAAGGAGCCGGTGGCGCTCAATATGACCGCCTTAGACCGCAATCTAGTTGTCAGCGAACTTTTCGGTCACGAGAAGGGCGCTTTTACCGATGCGAAAACAGCCCGAGCCGGGGTTTTTGAAACGGCACGCGGTTCCACCGTTTTCCTTGATGAAATTGGGGACATCGACCAGGAGTTGCAGTTAAAACTTTTGCGTGTTATTGAGTACCGGAAGATTAAGCGTGTCGGTAGTTCAGTTGAGCGAGCCGTTGATGTCCGGATTATTGCCGCAACCAACCGGCAACTTGAGGAGTTACAGGAACGGTTCCGGCCCGACTTCTATAGCCGTATGGTCCAGGAGTGTATCTGGATGCCTTCACTAAAAGAGCGGTGGGAGGCAGAGGCACCAGGAACGGTTGAAGATGATATTGCCGAGTTTTTTGAGTTCGTTGTTGAGGAGCGCAACCGTGACCCCTGGTATCGGCGAAAGTTAAGGGTCGAACCGATGGCAATAAGGTTTCTCAGCCGTTTAGTGATTCAGTATATTCACGGCGAAAACAATCTGTTTAACGGCAACATTCGAGCCTTACGCACCCTGATGGAACGGGCGTATGAGCGGGCACAGCACGAAAATGTGGATGCGGTGAGCATTGGACAGACCGCTGCTGCGGTGGCAACAGTTTCACCGCCAAAAATTAAAACCAGCGCCGAAGCCCATAGTGCCAGCGGGTCGATTGAAAAACTTGTCGGAAGTTTAAAACTTGCCGAGATTGAAAAGGCGGCGATAAAAGAGGCGCTCCAGACAACAAACGGCAACCAGACAAGGGCGGCAAGACTCCTGGGCATACACCGCGACACACTCCGCAAAAAGATGGCGCAGTACCACATAGATTAG